In the Malus domestica chromosome 16, GDT2T_hap1 genome, one interval contains:
- the LOC103403834 gene encoding mediator of RNA polymerase II transcription subunit 33A-like isoform X2: protein MEVSLQGNLWDSVVELTKGAQQKGSDPLLWVMQLSSNLNSMGVSLPSVELANVLVSHICWENNVPITWKFLEKALMLKIVPPMLVLALLSQKVIPSRRSQPVAYRLYMELLKRHIFTLKSQINGPNYQIIMKSIESILHLSWNFGLQASDPGILVVEFLFSIVWQLLDASLDDEGLLNCTLEKKSKWAIEPQEMEIDCHGSYYEKRSEYNEILQETNTVMAIEIIGKFLQNNLTSRILDLARRNLPVHWTSFIQRLQILGSNSLALRNSKTLTAEALINLTSDSRMVLPRDCKTTSLLKYHAVMVSRSLTSTGLCHGASRSALWLPLDLLLEDAMDGYQVDATSAVEVITGLIKTLRAINGTSWHDTFLGLWIAALRLVQRERYPIEGPVPRLDTRLCMLLSITTLVVADLIEEEEITPTNKNECGSINGWKEKEVPRQRRNDLVSSLQTLGDYQGLLTPPQCVVSAANQAAAKAMLFLSGVTVGSAYFDCVTGNMRHLIVESCIARNLLDTSAYSWPGYINGCINQLPHGMPTQGPDWSSYMLGATLTPAMANALVSSPASSLAELEKVFEVAVNGSNAEKISAATVLCGASLIRGWNIQEHTAHFIIRLLSPPVPANYSGDDSHLIGYAPMLNVLIVGIGSVDCVQIFSLHGLVPQLACSLMPICEVFGSCVPNVSWTLTTGEEISAHAVFSNAFTLLLKLWRFNHPPLEHGVGDVPTVASRLTPEYLLSVRNSYLVSSGSAHQDRNKRRLSAVASSSSPEPVFVDSFPKLKVWYRQHQACIASTLSGLVHGTPVHQIVDGLLNMMFTKINRGSQSLTSVNSPSSSSSGPGNEDSSLRPKLPAWDILEAVPFVVDAALTACAHGKLSPRELATGLKDLVDFLPASLATIVSYFSAEVTRGIWKLVFMNGTDWPSPAVNLSYVEEQIKKILAATGVHVPSLAAGGSSPATLPLPLAAFVSLTITYKIDRASERFLSLAGPTLECLAAGCPWPCMPIVASLWTQKAKRWSDFLVFSASRTVFLQNRDSMVQLLKSCFTATLGLNATPISSNGGVGALLGHGFGSHFCGVISPVAPGILYLRVYRSITDIVFMTEEIVTILMHSVREIACRVLPKERLEKLKTRGNAMRYEQVSLDAAMSRVKLAASLGASLVWLTGGLCLVQSLITETLPSWFISMHGSEQEQGSEGIVAMLGGYALAYFAVLGGAFAWGVDSSSSASKRRPKVLRIHMEFLASALDGKISLGCDSATWRAYVSGFVTLMVSCTPNWVLEVDVDVLRRLSNGLRQWGEEELALALLGIGGVGTMGAAAELIVENEM, encoded by the exons ATGGAGGTCTCCTTACAAGGCAACCTCTGGGACAGTGTGGTGGAACTGACCAAAGGGGCACAGCAAAAGGGCAGTGATCCTCTGCTCTGGGTCATGCAGTTGTCCTCCAACTTGAACTCCATGGGAGTTTCTCTGCCCTCAGTGGAGCTCGCCAATGTGTTGGTCTCTCACATTTGCTGGGAAAACAACGTGCCCATCACTTGGAAGTTTCTGGAGAAGGCTCTGATGCTGAAGATTGTGCCCCCCATGCTTGTTCTTGCCCTGCTTTCACAAAA GGTCATTCCAAGTCGACGTTCCCAGCCGGTGGCATATAGACTTTACATGGAACTCCTTAAGAGACACATTTTTACCCTTAAATCTCAGATAAACGGGCCAAATTATCAAAT AATCATGAAATCGATAGAATCTATTCTTCATCTTTCCTGGAATTTTGGTTTGCAAGCAAGTGACCCAGGGATTCTTGTggttgagtttttattttcaatcgTATGGCAATTGCTTGATGCATCATTAGATGATGAAGGATTGCTGAACTGTACCCTCGAAAAGAAGTCCAAATGGGCAATTGAACCTCAAGAAATGGAGATAGATTGTCATGGAAGTTATTATGAGAAGAGGAGCGAATACAATGAGATATTGCAGGAAACAAATACAGTCATGGCCATTGAGATAATTGggaaatttcttcaaaataatttaacttCAAGAATTCTTGACTTGGCTCGCCGAAACTT GCCTGTACATTGGACAAGTTTTATTCAACGATTACAGATTCTTGGATCAAACTCATTAGCATTAAGAAATTCGAAAACTCTTACTGCAGAGGCTCTTATAAACTTGACTTCAGATAGTCGCATGGTCTTGCCTCGAGACTGTAAAACAACTTCTTTGCTAAAGTATCATGCAGTGATGGTTTCTAGATCTCTGACTTCTACTGGTTTGTGTCACGGGGCTAGTCGTTCTGCTCTGTGGCTTCCTCTTGATCTTTTATTAGAAGATGCCATGGATGGATATCAAGTTGACGCAACAAGTGCTGTTGAAGTAATTACTG GTTTGATTAAAACCCTTCGAGCAATAAATGGCACAAGCTGGCATGATACCTTTTTAGGCCTTTGGATAGCAGCTCTTCGTCTTGTACAGAGG GAAAGGTATCCCATAGAGGGTCCTGTGCCTCGCCTAGACACTCGCTTATGCATGCTATTGAGTATCACAACACTTGTGGTTGCTGATctgattgaggaggaggaaaTTACACCAACCAACAAAAATGAATGTGGCTCAATCAATGGCTGGAAAGAAAAAGAGGTTCCAAGACAGCGCCGCAATGATTTAGTCTCCAGCCTACAGACACTGGGTGATTATCAGGGTTTGCTGACTCCACCGCAGTGTGTTGTTTCCGCTGCCAATCAGGCTGCTGCAAAAGCAATGCTGTTCCTTTCAGGTGTCACTGTTGGGAGTGCTTACTTTGACTGCGTCA CTGGAAACATGCGTCATTTGATAGTTGAGTCCTGTATTGCTAGAAATCTACTGGACACTTCTGCATATTCCTGGCCAGGTTATATTAACGGATGCATCAACCAGTTACCTCATGGCATGCCAACGCAAGGGCCTGATTGGTCGTCATATATGTTGGGGGCTACGCTTACTCCAGCAATGGCTAATGCTTTGGTTTCCAGTCCTGCTTCAAG CTTAGCAGAACTCGAGAAAGTATTTGAGGTTGCAGTCAATGGATCCAATGCTGAGAAGATTTCTGCTGCTACCGTTTTGTGCGGCGCCTCATTAATTAGAGGATGGAATATACAG GAACATACTGCTCATTTTATCATTAGATTACTGTCCCCTCCGGTTCCTGCTAATTATTCTGGGGATGACAGCCATTTAATAGGTTATGCACCGATGCTGAATGTCCTCATTGTTGGAATAGGATCTGTTGACTGCGTTCAGATTTTCTCTTTACATGGCTTG GTTCCACAACTTGCATGTTCATTGATGCCGATTTGTGAGGTGTTCGGTTCATGTGTTCCCAATGTCTCCTGGACTCTAACAACAGGAGAAGAAATCTCTGCTCATGCTGTGTTTTCGAATGCATTTACTCTCCTTTTGAAGCTGTGGAGGTTTAATCATCCTCCTCTTGAGCATGGGGTGGGAGATGTACCCACAGTTGCTTCCCGACTTACACCTGAGTACCTCCTGTCAGTGAGAAATTCTTACCTAGTATCTTCTGGGAGTGCTCACCAGGATCGAAATAAGAGGAGACTCTCTGCTGTTGCAAGTTCTTCATCTCCAGAACCCGTATTTGTGgactcatttccaaaattaaaagtTTGGTATCGGCAGCATCAAGCATGTATAGCCTCAACCCTCTCTGGTCTTGTTCATGGAACACCCGTTCATCAGATTGTTGATGGGCTTCTTAACATGATGTTCACAAAGATTAATCGAGGAAGCCAGTCTTTAACTTCTGTCAATTCTCCAAGTAGTAGTTCTTCGGGACCTGGAAATGAAGACAGCTCTCTAAGACCTAAATTGCCAGCCTGGGATATCCTGGAAGCTGTTCCCTTTGTGGTTGATGCTGCTCTAACAGCCTGTGCTCATGGAAAACTTTCTCCTCGTGAGCTGGCTACAG GGCTTAAGGATTTGGTAGATTTTCTTCCGGCATCTTTGGCGACCATTGTGAGCTACTTTTCTGCTGAAGTAACTCGGGGTATCTGGAAACTAGTTTTTATGAATGGAACAGATTGGCCCAGTCCGGCTGTGAATCTATCTTATGTTGAGGAACAGATCAAAAAAATTCTAGCTGCTACCGGTGTTCATGTCCCTAGCCTTGCTGCAG GTGGAAGCTCTCCAGCTACACTTCCACTGCCCCTAGCTGCCTTCGTGAGTCTTACTATTACTTACAAGATTGACCGAGCATCAGAACGCTTCCTCAGTTTGGCTGGCCCCACCTTGGAGTGCCTTGCAGCTGGTTGCCCCTGGCCTTGTATGCCAATTGTCGCATCGCTTTGGACTCAAAAGGCCAAGCGATGGAGCGACTTCCTTGTTTTTTCTGCCTCTCGGACTGTTTTCCTCCAGAACAGGGATTCAATGGTCCAGCTTCTTAAAAGCTGCTTTACTGCCACACTTGGCCTGAATGCCACTCCTATCTCAAGCAATGGTGGTGTTGGAGCCCTTCTTGGccatggatttggatcccatttcTGTGGTGTGATTTCCCCCGTTGCACCAGGGATCCTTTACCTACGCGTTTACAGATCGATTACAGATATTGTCTTCATGACAGAAGAGATTGTTACTATCTTGATGCATTCTGTACGAGAGATAGCATGCCGTGTTCTTCCTaaagagagattggagaagttGAAGACAAGAGGAAACGCAATGAGATATGAACAGGTTTCACTTGATGCAGCAATGTCTCGGGTGAAACTAGCAGCTTCACTCGGGGCATCTTTAGTATGGTTGACAGGAGGCTTGTGTCTGGTTCAGTCATTGATCACGGAAACCTTGCCTTCTTGGTTTATATCTATGCATGGCTCCGAGCAGGAACAAGGGTCAGAAGGAATTGTTGCAATGCTTGGCGGCTATGCACTTGCATACTTTGCAGTGCTTGGTGGAGCCTTTGCGTGGGGCGTTGACTCGTCATCATCAGCATCAAAACGACGTCCCAAAGTCCTACGTATCCACATGGAGTTTCTTGCAAGTGCACTTGATGGGAAGATATCGCTTGGTTGTGATTCAGCAACATGGCGGGCCTATGTCTCGGGGTTTGTAACGCTGATGGTGAGTTGCACGCCTAATTGGGTGCTCGAGGTGGATGTAGACGTGTTGAGGAGACTGAGTAACGGTCTGAGGCAGTGGGGTGAGGAAGAGCTTGCTCTGGCGTTGCTGGGGATCGGAGGCGTCGGTACAATGGGAGCGGCCGCTGAGCTCATAGTCGAAAATGAGATGTAG
- the LOC103403834 gene encoding mediator of RNA polymerase II transcription subunit 33A-like isoform X1: MEVSLQGNLWDSVVELTKGAQQKGSDPLLWVMQLSSNLNSMGVSLPSVELANVLVSHICWENNVPITWKFLEKALMLKIVPPMLVLALLSQKVIPSRRSQPVAYRLYMELLKRHIFTLKSQINGPNYQIIMKSIESILHLSWNFGLQASDPGILVVEFLFSIVWQLLDASLDDEGLLNCTLEKKSKWAIEPQEMEIDCHGSYYEKRSEYNEILQETNTVMAIEIIGKFLQNNLTSRILDLARRNLPVHWTSFIQRLQILGSNSLALRNSKTLTAEALINLTSDSRMVLPRDCKTTSLLKYHAVMVSRSLTSTGLCHGASRSALWLPLDLLLEDAMDGYQVDATSAVEVITGLIKTLRAINGTSWHDTFLGLWIAALRLVQRERYPIEGPVPRLDTRLCMLLSITTLVVADLIEEEEITPTNKNECGSINGWKEKEVPRQRRNDLVSSLQTLGDYQGLLTPPQCVVSAANQAAAKAMLFLSGVTVGSAYFDCVSMKNMPINFSGNMRHLIVESCIARNLLDTSAYSWPGYINGCINQLPHGMPTQGPDWSSYMLGATLTPAMANALVSSPASSLAELEKVFEVAVNGSNAEKISAATVLCGASLIRGWNIQEHTAHFIIRLLSPPVPANYSGDDSHLIGYAPMLNVLIVGIGSVDCVQIFSLHGLVPQLACSLMPICEVFGSCVPNVSWTLTTGEEISAHAVFSNAFTLLLKLWRFNHPPLEHGVGDVPTVASRLTPEYLLSVRNSYLVSSGSAHQDRNKRRLSAVASSSSPEPVFVDSFPKLKVWYRQHQACIASTLSGLVHGTPVHQIVDGLLNMMFTKINRGSQSLTSVNSPSSSSSGPGNEDSSLRPKLPAWDILEAVPFVVDAALTACAHGKLSPRELATGLKDLVDFLPASLATIVSYFSAEVTRGIWKLVFMNGTDWPSPAVNLSYVEEQIKKILAATGVHVPSLAAGGSSPATLPLPLAAFVSLTITYKIDRASERFLSLAGPTLECLAAGCPWPCMPIVASLWTQKAKRWSDFLVFSASRTVFLQNRDSMVQLLKSCFTATLGLNATPISSNGGVGALLGHGFGSHFCGVISPVAPGILYLRVYRSITDIVFMTEEIVTILMHSVREIACRVLPKERLEKLKTRGNAMRYEQVSLDAAMSRVKLAASLGASLVWLTGGLCLVQSLITETLPSWFISMHGSEQEQGSEGIVAMLGGYALAYFAVLGGAFAWGVDSSSSASKRRPKVLRIHMEFLASALDGKISLGCDSATWRAYVSGFVTLMVSCTPNWVLEVDVDVLRRLSNGLRQWGEEELALALLGIGGVGTMGAAAELIVENEM, translated from the exons ATGGAGGTCTCCTTACAAGGCAACCTCTGGGACAGTGTGGTGGAACTGACCAAAGGGGCACAGCAAAAGGGCAGTGATCCTCTGCTCTGGGTCATGCAGTTGTCCTCCAACTTGAACTCCATGGGAGTTTCTCTGCCCTCAGTGGAGCTCGCCAATGTGTTGGTCTCTCACATTTGCTGGGAAAACAACGTGCCCATCACTTGGAAGTTTCTGGAGAAGGCTCTGATGCTGAAGATTGTGCCCCCCATGCTTGTTCTTGCCCTGCTTTCACAAAA GGTCATTCCAAGTCGACGTTCCCAGCCGGTGGCATATAGACTTTACATGGAACTCCTTAAGAGACACATTTTTACCCTTAAATCTCAGATAAACGGGCCAAATTATCAAAT AATCATGAAATCGATAGAATCTATTCTTCATCTTTCCTGGAATTTTGGTTTGCAAGCAAGTGACCCAGGGATTCTTGTggttgagtttttattttcaatcgTATGGCAATTGCTTGATGCATCATTAGATGATGAAGGATTGCTGAACTGTACCCTCGAAAAGAAGTCCAAATGGGCAATTGAACCTCAAGAAATGGAGATAGATTGTCATGGAAGTTATTATGAGAAGAGGAGCGAATACAATGAGATATTGCAGGAAACAAATACAGTCATGGCCATTGAGATAATTGggaaatttcttcaaaataatttaacttCAAGAATTCTTGACTTGGCTCGCCGAAACTT GCCTGTACATTGGACAAGTTTTATTCAACGATTACAGATTCTTGGATCAAACTCATTAGCATTAAGAAATTCGAAAACTCTTACTGCAGAGGCTCTTATAAACTTGACTTCAGATAGTCGCATGGTCTTGCCTCGAGACTGTAAAACAACTTCTTTGCTAAAGTATCATGCAGTGATGGTTTCTAGATCTCTGACTTCTACTGGTTTGTGTCACGGGGCTAGTCGTTCTGCTCTGTGGCTTCCTCTTGATCTTTTATTAGAAGATGCCATGGATGGATATCAAGTTGACGCAACAAGTGCTGTTGAAGTAATTACTG GTTTGATTAAAACCCTTCGAGCAATAAATGGCACAAGCTGGCATGATACCTTTTTAGGCCTTTGGATAGCAGCTCTTCGTCTTGTACAGAGG GAAAGGTATCCCATAGAGGGTCCTGTGCCTCGCCTAGACACTCGCTTATGCATGCTATTGAGTATCACAACACTTGTGGTTGCTGATctgattgaggaggaggaaaTTACACCAACCAACAAAAATGAATGTGGCTCAATCAATGGCTGGAAAGAAAAAGAGGTTCCAAGACAGCGCCGCAATGATTTAGTCTCCAGCCTACAGACACTGGGTGATTATCAGGGTTTGCTGACTCCACCGCAGTGTGTTGTTTCCGCTGCCAATCAGGCTGCTGCAAAAGCAATGCTGTTCCTTTCAGGTGTCACTGTTGGGAGTGCTTACTTTGACTGCGTCAGTATGAAAAACATGCCTATCAACTTCT CTGGAAACATGCGTCATTTGATAGTTGAGTCCTGTATTGCTAGAAATCTACTGGACACTTCTGCATATTCCTGGCCAGGTTATATTAACGGATGCATCAACCAGTTACCTCATGGCATGCCAACGCAAGGGCCTGATTGGTCGTCATATATGTTGGGGGCTACGCTTACTCCAGCAATGGCTAATGCTTTGGTTTCCAGTCCTGCTTCAAG CTTAGCAGAACTCGAGAAAGTATTTGAGGTTGCAGTCAATGGATCCAATGCTGAGAAGATTTCTGCTGCTACCGTTTTGTGCGGCGCCTCATTAATTAGAGGATGGAATATACAG GAACATACTGCTCATTTTATCATTAGATTACTGTCCCCTCCGGTTCCTGCTAATTATTCTGGGGATGACAGCCATTTAATAGGTTATGCACCGATGCTGAATGTCCTCATTGTTGGAATAGGATCTGTTGACTGCGTTCAGATTTTCTCTTTACATGGCTTG GTTCCACAACTTGCATGTTCATTGATGCCGATTTGTGAGGTGTTCGGTTCATGTGTTCCCAATGTCTCCTGGACTCTAACAACAGGAGAAGAAATCTCTGCTCATGCTGTGTTTTCGAATGCATTTACTCTCCTTTTGAAGCTGTGGAGGTTTAATCATCCTCCTCTTGAGCATGGGGTGGGAGATGTACCCACAGTTGCTTCCCGACTTACACCTGAGTACCTCCTGTCAGTGAGAAATTCTTACCTAGTATCTTCTGGGAGTGCTCACCAGGATCGAAATAAGAGGAGACTCTCTGCTGTTGCAAGTTCTTCATCTCCAGAACCCGTATTTGTGgactcatttccaaaattaaaagtTTGGTATCGGCAGCATCAAGCATGTATAGCCTCAACCCTCTCTGGTCTTGTTCATGGAACACCCGTTCATCAGATTGTTGATGGGCTTCTTAACATGATGTTCACAAAGATTAATCGAGGAAGCCAGTCTTTAACTTCTGTCAATTCTCCAAGTAGTAGTTCTTCGGGACCTGGAAATGAAGACAGCTCTCTAAGACCTAAATTGCCAGCCTGGGATATCCTGGAAGCTGTTCCCTTTGTGGTTGATGCTGCTCTAACAGCCTGTGCTCATGGAAAACTTTCTCCTCGTGAGCTGGCTACAG GGCTTAAGGATTTGGTAGATTTTCTTCCGGCATCTTTGGCGACCATTGTGAGCTACTTTTCTGCTGAAGTAACTCGGGGTATCTGGAAACTAGTTTTTATGAATGGAACAGATTGGCCCAGTCCGGCTGTGAATCTATCTTATGTTGAGGAACAGATCAAAAAAATTCTAGCTGCTACCGGTGTTCATGTCCCTAGCCTTGCTGCAG GTGGAAGCTCTCCAGCTACACTTCCACTGCCCCTAGCTGCCTTCGTGAGTCTTACTATTACTTACAAGATTGACCGAGCATCAGAACGCTTCCTCAGTTTGGCTGGCCCCACCTTGGAGTGCCTTGCAGCTGGTTGCCCCTGGCCTTGTATGCCAATTGTCGCATCGCTTTGGACTCAAAAGGCCAAGCGATGGAGCGACTTCCTTGTTTTTTCTGCCTCTCGGACTGTTTTCCTCCAGAACAGGGATTCAATGGTCCAGCTTCTTAAAAGCTGCTTTACTGCCACACTTGGCCTGAATGCCACTCCTATCTCAAGCAATGGTGGTGTTGGAGCCCTTCTTGGccatggatttggatcccatttcTGTGGTGTGATTTCCCCCGTTGCACCAGGGATCCTTTACCTACGCGTTTACAGATCGATTACAGATATTGTCTTCATGACAGAAGAGATTGTTACTATCTTGATGCATTCTGTACGAGAGATAGCATGCCGTGTTCTTCCTaaagagagattggagaagttGAAGACAAGAGGAAACGCAATGAGATATGAACAGGTTTCACTTGATGCAGCAATGTCTCGGGTGAAACTAGCAGCTTCACTCGGGGCATCTTTAGTATGGTTGACAGGAGGCTTGTGTCTGGTTCAGTCATTGATCACGGAAACCTTGCCTTCTTGGTTTATATCTATGCATGGCTCCGAGCAGGAACAAGGGTCAGAAGGAATTGTTGCAATGCTTGGCGGCTATGCACTTGCATACTTTGCAGTGCTTGGTGGAGCCTTTGCGTGGGGCGTTGACTCGTCATCATCAGCATCAAAACGACGTCCCAAAGTCCTACGTATCCACATGGAGTTTCTTGCAAGTGCACTTGATGGGAAGATATCGCTTGGTTGTGATTCAGCAACATGGCGGGCCTATGTCTCGGGGTTTGTAACGCTGATGGTGAGTTGCACGCCTAATTGGGTGCTCGAGGTGGATGTAGACGTGTTGAGGAGACTGAGTAACGGTCTGAGGCAGTGGGGTGAGGAAGAGCTTGCTCTGGCGTTGCTGGGGATCGGAGGCGTCGGTACAATGGGAGCGGCCGCTGAGCTCATAGTCGAAAATGAGATGTAG